The proteins below are encoded in one region of Anaerosporomusa subterranea:
- the kdpB gene encoding potassium-transporting ATPase subunit KdpB → MSTRSSFNREILGEAIRDAFRKLNPKTQVRNPVMFIVYIGAFLTTGLLARDLISGNASNNFFTLQITLWLWFTVLFANFAEAVAEGRGKAQAQALRSARTKTKANKVVNGSVKQVDAAELRKGDVVRVQAGEFIPGDGEVIDGMASVDESAVTGESAPVIRESGGDRSSVTGGTRVLSDWIKVRITANPGETFLDKMISLVEGAKRQKTPNEIALTILLVGLTIIFLVAVVTIEPFAIYSGTLVTVATLISLLVCLIPTTIGGLLSSIGIAGMDRLLQRNVLAMSGRAVEAAGDVNVLLLDKTGTITLGNRMATEFIPAPDISESQLADAAQLASLADETPEGRSVVVLAKEKYNIRERDLHAIDADFVPFTAQTRMSGVNMKGQEIRKGAIDAIRKYVDRQGGMFPEKVKAACETIAKAGGTPLVVAQGSQVLGVIYLKDIVKGGIKERFRELRQMGIKTVMITGDNPLTAAAIAAEAGVDDFLAEATPEAKLALIREYQDKGMLVAMTGDGTNDAPALAQADVGVAMNSGTQAAKEAGNMVDLDSNPTKLIAVVEIGKQLLMTRGSLTTFSIANDVAKYFAILPAMFAGTYPVLNTFNIMGLATPESAILSAVIFNAIIIVALIPLALRGVKYQPLGADVILRRNLFIYGLGGLVVPFIGIKLIDMLIVALGLV, encoded by the coding sequence ATGAGCACTCGCAGCAGTTTTAACCGCGAAATTCTGGGGGAAGCCATTCGTGATGCATTTCGCAAGCTCAACCCCAAGACGCAAGTCCGTAATCCAGTTATGTTTATCGTCTATATTGGCGCGTTTCTGACCACCGGTCTATTGGCCAGGGACCTAATTAGCGGCAACGCATCCAACAATTTCTTTACTCTGCAGATTACACTTTGGCTGTGGTTTACCGTCTTGTTCGCCAATTTTGCCGAGGCGGTGGCCGAAGGGCGAGGCAAAGCACAAGCCCAGGCTTTACGAAGCGCCCGCACCAAAACAAAAGCGAATAAGGTCGTTAACGGCAGCGTTAAACAGGTAGACGCCGCAGAACTCAGGAAAGGCGACGTGGTTCGTGTGCAGGCAGGCGAGTTCATTCCCGGTGACGGCGAAGTTATCGATGGCATGGCCTCAGTGGACGAAAGCGCCGTTACCGGTGAATCTGCTCCTGTTATCCGCGAGTCAGGCGGCGATCGGTCGTCAGTCACCGGCGGTACGCGGGTGCTGTCCGACTGGATTAAGGTGCGCATCACCGCCAACCCTGGCGAAACCTTTCTTGATAAGATGATCAGCCTCGTGGAAGGGGCGAAGCGGCAGAAAACACCGAATGAGATTGCTCTCACCATTTTGCTTGTTGGTCTTACCATCATCTTTTTAGTGGCTGTCGTTACCATTGAACCCTTTGCCATCTATTCCGGCACGCTTGTTACGGTCGCTACGTTAATTTCTCTTCTGGTCTGTCTCATTCCAACCACCATCGGCGGCCTCTTATCCTCTATCGGTATAGCCGGGATGGACCGTCTCTTACAACGTAACGTGCTGGCCATGTCCGGCCGGGCGGTAGAGGCAGCAGGCGACGTAAATGTGCTGTTGCTTGACAAAACCGGTACTATCACCTTAGGCAACCGCATGGCGACCGAGTTTATCCCCGCGCCTGATATAAGCGAATCCCAGCTTGCCGATGCGGCCCAACTGGCGTCGCTGGCTGATGAAACGCCTGAAGGGCGGAGCGTTGTCGTGCTGGCTAAAGAAAAATATAATATCCGGGAGCGCGACCTGCACGCCATCGATGCGGACTTTGTGCCATTTACCGCTCAGACCCGCATGAGCGGTGTCAACATGAAAGGGCAAGAAATCCGTAAAGGCGCCATTGATGCCATTCGAAAATATGTAGATCGGCAAGGCGGCATGTTTCCCGAAAAAGTCAAGGCAGCCTGTGAAACGATTGCCAAGGCTGGAGGCACGCCGCTGGTCGTAGCCCAAGGTTCACAGGTGCTTGGGGTTATCTATTTAAAAGACATTGTCAAAGGCGGCATTAAAGAACGATTCCGCGAACTAAGACAAATGGGAATTAAGACGGTCATGATTACGGGCGACAATCCGTTGACCGCCGCCGCTATTGCCGCTGAGGCTGGCGTGGATGATTTCCTCGCCGAAGCCACACCGGAGGCCAAGCTGGCGCTTATCCGCGAGTACCAGGACAAAGGAATGCTGGTTGCCATGACTGGTGACGGTACCAATGATGCGCCGGCGCTCGCTCAAGCCGACGTGGGAGTAGCTATGAACAGCGGCACTCAGGCGGCGAAAGAGGCCGGCAATATGGTGGATCTTGACTCGAATCCAACCAAACTGATTGCGGTTGTGGAAATTGGCAAACAGCTATTAATGACGCGCGGCTCGCTGACGACGTTTAGCATCGCTAATGATGTGGCTAAATACTTTGCGATTCTTCCCGCCATGTTCGCGGGCACATACCCGGTGCTCAACACCTTTAATATCATGGGCCTGGCAACGCCGGAAAGCGCTATCTTAAGCGCTGTGATCTTTAACGCGATCATCATTGTTGCCCTAATACCATTGGCCCTCAGAGGCGTGAAATACCAGCCCCTTGGCGCAGACGTAATTTTGCGGCGCAACCTATTCATATACGGCCTTGGCGGGCTCGTCGTCCCGTTCATCGGGATTAAACTCATCGATATGCTGATTGTTGCTCTCGGGCTAGTGTAG